In Thermothelomyces thermophilus ATCC 42464 chromosome 5, complete sequence, the sequence GATGCGGCACCCTTGCTGCCGTTTGGGGCGACCCGGTTGTTGGCCACTACATTGGCGTAGCTCCAAGTAGTGCTCAACGGGCTTGTGGTACCCGGGTTGCCTCCCGAGACACGCTTCTTCGCCCGCGTTTGAGcgtcatcctcctcctccatccTAAAGACAAACGAGGAGTCCTCTTCATCAATGGGAGTAGTGAACCGCCCCGTGACGCTCGACCCGATGGAGCCGCTGCTGATGTGCCTCTCGAGGGGCCGCTCCTTCTCCCGCTCCTTTCCAATTATGCCCGCGGCTGTCGTCCCTGATCCGGTGGACTTGTGGTTGCGCACTGCAGTTGGTTGTAAACGGGGACTGGAGCTTCCCGAACCCCCCTCTCCTAACCGGGTCTCGCGAAGTTGCCGGGTCAAGACGGAGACTGACTCGTTTGCACTGCTTGTCCTCTGCTGTCCTTCGGCATCGGCTGTTAGGCTCGGTGCCAGGCTCGAGTTTCTCAACGGACTTCCCACATGGCCAAATGCCGAAACATGCTTCATGGATCGGGCTGTGCCGCTAGCCTCGagctcctcttccttctgGCGCTGAAACAGGGGTCCCCAGCGGCTTGGGCTCGCAGCCACGGGGCTGCCAAACTTGGAGGATCCGATGAGGAGAGAGTCGGCTGCCGGTTCAGCGGTATCCGTCATCCGTACCGTATGGGTCGCTGAGCCCCTCCTGGCCTTCTCGGCCGGTGTCAGGACCTCGTTCGCCAGGGCTCCGGGGACATAGTCCTCCTCAAACATGAACTCGGCCTCCCAGTCGCGGTCAATCTTGGGAACGCTGCTGCTGATCAAGCGCGGTTTGGTATACCGCATCGCGCTGCTATGCATCAGCCTTTTTCCGTAGTACTCGTCGTTCCCTGGTGCGGAACTCAGCGTCGCAGAGCCTACTGGCGGGCTGCTCCCGAAGCCGTTTGTGTCGCTTACACCAAGAGCCGAGGGAGATAGGTGGTCACTGCTTCCAAAGGCGGAGCTATGAAGGAGCTTGAGTGTCTCGGAAGTGCGGGCATCCCTGACTGAGTGCAgcgacggcgagggcgagtcGAGCCCGAACTTGGAGGGCACCGAGGCCGGCCAAGGGCCGTAACGGGCGGCAAGGGAGATGCCGTTGCTGTCAAACGACGCCGGTAGCGGAGCATCCATCACCGAGAGGCCCTTGGCGTTCACGGGGGAGAGACCGAGCCCGAAGCGGTTCGCATCCTCGTCACGAGGCGACCCATACGCGGACGCTGGATTCGAGCTGTATGTGGTGTCTATTATCGGGAGGTTGTTTTCCATGAGCTGGTGGCCGTATGCGTCATCCTGAGCTCGGTAGGGAGCCGGGGCGTGGTACGGGGGCTGCTGATCGGCGCGCAAAAACGAGTTGGTAAGCGCGCTGGTGGACGGCTGGTGGTGGTATGTCGTCGGGTTCACGCGAGCGCCAAGAGGGACGCTTGGCGGGGCTCCAATCGTCACGCCGTTCTTGCCATAGTTGACGCGGCGTCCGTCGGGAAGGACGTGGATATTGGCACATTTCGGACCAAACTTGCAGTTGCCCTGAACCGTGTGGCACCGAGTCAGTACGACCGTGTTCCAACGCCCGCCTGATCGGCCAGCGTCGGCGGATGCACATCACCGCCGTGCAACTCGGGCGACTCCTGGAGAGACGCACCTTTGCGAAATATTTGCACACCGTTTCCGAGGCGGCGCTGAGGTCGTGGCTAAACGGGCACGCATTGCCTGCCTGGCAGGCGCCCTGTCGGTAGAATTTGCAGGGCACATGGGACGTGTCTGGAGCAGAGAAAGGGGCATTCAGCATGAGAGTTGCAAAACCAAAACCGTGGGGCCTCGAGGGTAGGGCTCCGGCAGGGTCGCTTGTCTCAGCGCAGGAGGCCGTTTGAACCGAGAGGTCCGCCCATCGAGAAAACTCGGAATGTGCAGAGCTACTCACTTGGTGGGCTTCGGGGCCCTTCAAAACGCGCGACCGGCATCGCGCCCATCATGCCGCCAGGGCGAGCGCCCTGTGGTGGAATATTGAGACTGCCGCCGCGCATATGTCGATGCTCGCTCGGATGGGGGGCTGCCATCGTTGTGATTCAGAGGGAAGCGGTGGATGCGATGGTTCCGCAAACGAAGAGCGGATGTGGCCCAGTCGTCAGTTGAGGAGGGGCGGCGGGCCGATGCGCAAGGCTGATTGAGGGGCAACTGGAACCACGCAGCGCAGTGGCCGGGCAGCGGGGATTAATGCAAGAACCGCGAGCTGCAGGGGACCCCCAACCCTGATTACGGAAGTCGGGGACTGACGTTACGGGGTCCAGCGAGCTGCAAGACACGCACCGATAGAAACTTGAACCCTTTGCGATACACAGGTTAAGAAGCGAAAGAAGCAGAAGTCGAGCTGGAGTATGCACCTTGTGGAAAGGCTTGAGCAAGGAACAGCGGAGCTGATGGCCGTGCCTTTGGTACCGATGAGCAGTGGCAGTGCCCGAAACGGCAATCACATCGACGAAGAGTGGTACGCCCTATGGCCAGCAGACCACCCCGCCGATGGTTGACGTCTGACGGAGCCAGGACTTGTAAAACCACCCACGCAATTAATTCCGCCACCGTATACGGAGTAAAAGGCAGCCAATGCGGCCGAGATCTCGGGGTCGACACAGTGTCAACTCGAAGGCAAGATAAATTGGGGTGGATAATCCACTTGCAAactgtgtaatccgtattgtacatacatacaatgcAATTCGCAGCACTCCAGCCATGCTATCAAGCAATGCTTCTGCTATCGATGCATCTATCCGTTTAACGAAGACCTCTATCCTCCGCACTCCGTAGTGATTACCCGACACTTGCCGAAGGGAGGCAAGGCTGGCTTGGCAGTCCTTGACCGTGGGGTTCGTCGAGGAAAGCTGCATGCGCAGCAGGTTGGTGCctaggtacagtacataccttcCCACTGGTATGTACCTGCTGCTTAGGGATTCTGAAGGCAGTTACACGTGGCTGTTCTCTGTATGTCTGTACTTGGTACTTTATACACataccttatatactatGTACGCCATCCATTCCCTCGAGTCTGTCGTCGAGTAGTTACTTCGTCTGTGTCCGATTCCCCGATCGGGGCTATGACGTGATTCGCCGGAAAAACCTACCTTTCGCTACAACCTCGACGAAGCATGCTATGTATCTGGTGTACCTCAAATATCTGTACCGTACCTCCGAATTATGTGTTACGGAACGACCTCGGGGCAGGTGTTGGTGGCTGGACTGTGCCCCCAAGGTTACTTCCCCCCACGGGAGATTTACACCCCCAAAATACCACCCCACCCTTGGGAAACTGGCCGGAAGCCGGATCGATCTTTTTGAGGGACGCATCAGCTAAGAGGCGCCTACCTCTGCCCGCGTGATGCAGCATCACGCGAGCCATCCCTCGGACCTGCCATCATGCAAGAATGCTGCTAGCGCTGATTATCAAGTGGTGTGAGGATGTATACTGTGGTATATGTTAATCGGAAGATTCGGCTGACTGATCTCTTTTCGTCTCGATGCCCATCGGCATGGTCGGTCAGCTCCGCAATGACGCACGACGCTGTGAGATTAGCACAGCGGGTAAGCGCGGGCTCGAGAAGAAACCCTCCCACCCTCGATCAGCGGGTACAAACTATCGGTACCAATGTTGCACAAGTACTGTACGTCGAGCAAAGGAGTACTCGCAATCACCAAACATTAAAATTAAAAAGAAGAAACCGAATCGCACCTTCTACCCCTCCTTGTGcttgccgccctcgccctggATTTGTTCCTTTTTTCGTTTAATTATTCGATCTTCCATCCTTCGCCTGGGCCCTAGCTTCCTTCAAGTCGATCACAAAACATGCCACCTGGTCCTGCATCGGTGTTCGTATATTTGTGTCCTTTACAAGTCGAGTACCACTGCGCATTTTTCGCACCTCGTCTGTCGTTCCAGTCCGGCAGGGACGCTTACGTTGCTCATAACTGTATCATGCGGAACTCACTTAACCTGACACGACCACTTCGGCCTTTTCACTGATCCTCAAAGAAGCCAACACATTCTGGAGCTGTACGCACACCGTTAGTGCCAACGCCAGCTTTCTCGCCGACGGCCGGGCTTCGAGTGTCGATTTGATCTCCGTCATATATGTTTATGTATGACACTTCGAGATGTAAATTTTCCCGCGAAGTGTTCCTCTGCTGCCGCTCGGTGTATAAGCATCATCTCCTGTTGCTGGGCTTACACGTGGTGTTCCAGAGCGGAGGCTTACAAATTCCCATGACGATTCTTCCCCCGCCAAGAAGCCGCGGCGGGCTATACATACACTACTGGGCCACAAGGGATTCCAATAACATGCTTTCTGGATGTTCCTGCCAGACTCAAGACCACGTCTGAGCTTCTATGCATTAGCTGTCGTGATCCTCAGTGTGAGTCCTCGTTACCATCAACAATGTCCGGGCCCGTGCCTTGGTCCGGTTTTGCAGTTCAATATCGACCGCGCACACCCTCCACTACCCATCAAGGTCAGTCGCCGGCAGTAAATAGGGGGTGTAGCATTGCAGAGACACAAGCAATATTCTCTTGAATGTATGACGAATAAAGGGTCGGGCCCGGCCAGGCGTACGGTACATACCCCCCCGCTTGAGTAATTCTGACAAGAGTACGGACTACCGGCAGCTCATCTGAAGGTGTGAAGCGTTGATGCATGCATGTAAGGAACCTGTACAATGGCTTTCGAAGACTGTTTCGGATATAGAGAAGCTGCCCGTATCCAGCCGTGTGTGCCAACCACCTCCTTTCAAGGCCTGTTTTCGTAGCCTGAGAGGAGGCAGCTGGCCCCTAGAATTGCTACAGCTACCTATGCAACACTGAGATATACCTTCAAAAGCCATCTTGAGATTAATGCCAGGTCTGCCGATCGGTGAGTCCTGTTCTAAATTCAGCCCGGTGTCTTTGAGCTTTCGACTTGTTCCCCTCCTTCGACACGTCAGCCCCCACTGGGAGGGGTTCGGGGGAGTCCATTATCATCACAGGTGAAATTAAGACGTTCTCTTGCTCGAATGGTTAGCGACGGAAGTGTATCATGTTATCCGCCGTAGGAAGTGCGTAGCTCTTGGTTGATTTCGATGATATTGGAGACAGCATCGTTGTAAGTTTTAATAAGTCGGCAATGCTCTGGGCTCGATCATCTGGATTGGCTTTTTAGAGATCCTGAACGCCAGGAAACCGCATTTCTTCTAGCCTTCTAGCAATCATTATTAATTACAGTGTCTAAGATACTCCGATCGTGATGCTCCAAGTCCCAAATGATGAGATGGCAACGCTGACCAGGATCGCCGCCATTCTCTCATGCCAGACCATACCAAGGTACGCCCCGAGAACCTTTGCCACAACGCCGCCCAGTATTCCCATCCACACGACGAAGAAGCCCGTCTCGAACCATGCCCTCCTCAAGGATTCCTTTCGAGCTCGCTCACCACTGGCCCTCATGCTAGTGCCCCACCCATCGGCGCCCATCGTCATCATGCTCCAGAGGTGAACGGCCGGAAGTGGAATGTAGTAGAACAAGATACTAGGGAGGATCCAAAGAAGGTCTCCTCCCTTCAGCCGGTCAGGGTTCCTGAGAATGTTGTAGCAAGAGCCGACCAGCACCCGGCAGACGAGGTCGTTGACAGAAAAGACGACCAGTTGCTGCGACGTAAAGAAATACCAGATGATGGCGATCGCGCCAATGGCCGGACCGAACTCCCGCTTGGCCATACCGTAGAAGAGGAGCGGGTGGCTGGTAGCATAGACGCGGGGGTGCAGCAGCGACTCGATATGCGTTGCCCTCGCCCACCGGACCTGTTGTTTCAGCCACCGGGACATGGTGGTAGGCGTGTCTGTTGCGGTGAGCACGTCCGAGGCAAACATGACCTTCCACCCACGGAGTAGCAAGTTCGTGGTCAGATGGCGGTCCTCGTTCACGATCATGCGCTTGCCGAGAGCCCTCTGGAGGTACCAGGGGATCAGGATGTCGGGCAAGGCGGCCAGTCTGAAGGCCGTGCTCGGGCCGCTCTGGCAGTCGCTCGTCCCGGTGCAGGCCGGGGTGGAGCGTGTGAGGTACAGCTCGCCCCAGTAGACGGCAGATGCCAGCTTCGTGACCGTGGTCTCCTCGGCATTGTGCACGACCAAGCCGGAACTGGCTCCTCCTGCGTCGGGATCTGCTGCGAACGTGTTGATGGTGCCCTCGAGCGAGTCCGGAAAGACGATGGTGTCCGAGTCCGAGGACCACAGAAACTCGACACCCAGGATGTCGGCGATGACGAGGGAGAAGACGAACGTCGTGAACATGATGCCCTTCTTGTGCATGTGGCGCTGCTTGAGGCACAGGTGTCGCACCCCGTCCGGCGCCCCGATCCGCAGATTGTGCTGGACCAGAATGGATTTCGCCAGCTCAATGCAGTACTGCATCgcgacggcgtcgacctCGTCGTCGCTAACTGGGTCTTGGTGATGGCGACCCTGGGCGATGACTTTGGCGCGAACACTCTCGGCAATGTCTCCAAGAGGCTCCGGGATATCGATCACGGCCGAGTGCTCTGGATACACCTTAGGAAGTTCTAAGCGTCGGTAATCTTATTCGATGACGACATTGGATTGTTATGGAGGGCTCATAATTACCTTTTTGAAAACTCGGACCATGTCCTCATCTTCCGCCTCGTCGCCATCGATACCCGCGAGCAGGAACACGCATGCCTTCGACGACTTGTAGCTCTCCAGTGCGCGCGCATACAGGCCAGGATCTTCTCTCCAACCTACTACCGCCGCCAAACACTCCAGCTTCGGCGTTTCTGGCTGGTTTTCCAAGTACCAAGCCGCCTTCTCGTCCCACTTCTCCGACAGCGACGCCGTGTCACGACCTGATCTTTGCCGGCCTTGAAAGGCGATTCGACATCCCTCGATGACATACCGGTTCAATTCGGTA encodes:
- a CDS encoding glycosyltransferase family 2 protein (CAZy_ID 268075), with the translated sequence GHRVSAFRQVLNVLGCILAVPLYYLTTAHTRYPVTLDIIITIAFTELNRYVIEGCRIAFQGRQRSGRDTASLSEKWDEKAAWYLENQPETPKLECLAAVVGWREDPGLYARALESYKSSKACVFLLAGIDGDEAEDEDMVRVFKKVYPEHSAVIDIPEPLGDIAESVRAKVIAQGRHHQDPVSDDEVDAVAMQYCIELAKSILVQHNLRIGAPDGVRHLCLKQRHMHKKGIMFTTFVFSLVIADILGVEFLWSSDSDTIVFPDSLEGTINTFAADPDAGGASSGLVVHNAEETTVTKLASAVYWGELYLTRSTPACTGTSDCQSGPSTAFRLAALPDILIPWYLQRALGKRMIVNEDRHLTTNLLLRGWKVMFASDVLTATDTPTTMSRWLKQQVRWARATHIESLLHPRVYATSHPLLFYGMAKREFGPAIGAIAIIWYFFTSQQLVVFSVNDLVCRVLVGSCYNILRNPDRLKGGDLLWILPSILFYYIPLPAVHLWSMMTMGADGWGTSMRASGERARKESLRRAWFETGFFVVWMGILGGVVAKVLGAYLGMVWHERMAAILVSVAISSFGTWSITIGVS